The proteins below are encoded in one region of Tessaracoccus aquimaris:
- a CDS encoding MFS transporter, with translation MSEKKFDRMRALRPLATRDYRLLFAAVGIEVFGTGMWTIVMVFQVLALDDSPLALSAVATGMSLGLFAFSILGGVVADRFSKRRIIITVQGCTAVVMGMVAVLSLTGTIELWHVGVASFAMGAGSAFFYPAYSAYLPEVLPAEQLLAANGLEGALRPSMGQGLGPALGGIVVGLFFPAIGAAIVAGSYLVAFVITLFLSHRDEPVRGTSPEERASIWGDLRAGVSYVSRTRWLLWTLIFGSSLALIMQGPIEVLLPFLTRDRFEDAEATFGFLLAAYGIGGAVGSLVVSSLKLPRRYLTFMIVCWGGGTLPLVAIGVANNLILMLGALFLVGATTGAGVVVWGTLLQRLVPLDMIGRVASLDFFVSIAFMPVSIAIAGPLSLLIPIPTIFVIAGVIPPVLALIALMAGRMRESEVRHPLDAH, from the coding sequence ATGAGCGAGAAGAAGTTCGACCGGATGCGTGCCTTGCGGCCTCTGGCGACTCGGGACTACCGCCTTCTGTTCGCTGCGGTGGGCATCGAGGTTTTCGGAACGGGTATGTGGACGATCGTCATGGTCTTTCAAGTGCTCGCGCTTGATGACAGTCCTCTTGCGCTCTCCGCGGTCGCAACAGGCATGAGTCTCGGCCTGTTCGCGTTCTCGATTCTCGGCGGCGTGGTCGCGGATAGATTCTCCAAACGCCGAATCATCATCACCGTTCAGGGCTGCACCGCCGTCGTTATGGGTATGGTGGCCGTTCTATCGCTCACCGGAACGATCGAGCTGTGGCATGTCGGCGTCGCCTCGTTCGCGATGGGCGCCGGAAGCGCGTTTTTCTATCCGGCGTACAGCGCGTACTTGCCAGAGGTACTTCCGGCAGAACAACTCCTTGCTGCGAATGGACTCGAGGGCGCACTACGCCCATCGATGGGTCAAGGGCTCGGCCCCGCTCTCGGGGGAATCGTCGTCGGTCTTTTCTTCCCTGCCATCGGGGCGGCAATCGTCGCGGGTTCGTACTTGGTTGCATTCGTCATCACTCTGTTCCTCAGCCACCGCGACGAACCAGTTCGCGGCACATCGCCCGAGGAGCGTGCGAGCATCTGGGGAGACCTCCGTGCGGGAGTAAGTTACGTGTCGCGCACGCGCTGGCTGCTCTGGACGCTGATTTTCGGTTCCTCACTCGCGCTCATCATGCAGGGTCCGATCGAGGTGCTCCTGCCCTTCCTTACCCGCGACCGATTCGAGGACGCCGAAGCGACTTTCGGATTCCTCCTCGCTGCATACGGGATCGGCGGGGCGGTCGGCTCGCTCGTCGTGTCGTCGCTGAAACTCCCGCGTCGCTACCTCACGTTCATGATCGTCTGCTGGGGCGGGGGCACGCTTCCTCTCGTGGCTATCGGCGTCGCCAACAACCTGATCCTGATGCTCGGAGCGCTGTTCCTTGTCGGCGCAACGACGGGAGCCGGGGTCGTTGTCTGGGGGACGCTGCTTCAGCGACTCGTGCCGCTCGACATGATCGGCCGAGTCGCGAGCCTCGACTTCTTCGTCTCGATCGCGTTCATGCCGGTCTCGATCGCTATAGCCGGCCCCCTTTCGCTCCTCATACCCATCCCCACGATCTTCGTGATCGCAGGAGTCATCCCACCAGTTCTGGCGCTCATCGCGCTGATGGCTGGGCGCATGCGAGAAAGCGAGGTACGGCACCCCCTGGACGCTCACTGA
- a CDS encoding helix-turn-helix domain-containing protein, which yields MKLIFVRDGSAILFSEFGEKPVKVGDVVALAANTLCGSDPEGSITVTTLYLDRDYIVDQVFWQHAALLADRLDAQGFTDELYSEPAQILHLGENRAGMLMPWLDELVALSISGASSDRFFRMQALLFAVLDVTIPYVKTTSVRRTPSQRKTSRRPGPPSLRQFAPLRAEARQALELLRDRPDERWTLQDLASAVHLSPSQLGRVFVDAYGKTPMTYLSTVRAENLARLLRETDVPVETAMRQVGWLSRGHASRIFREAVGVTPVRYRQLSRDKFRE from the coding sequence GTGAAGTTGATCTTTGTTCGCGATGGCTCCGCGATTCTGTTTAGCGAATTCGGCGAGAAACCAGTCAAGGTGGGCGATGTCGTGGCCCTCGCGGCAAACACTCTGTGCGGAAGCGACCCTGAGGGGTCGATCACCGTCACCACCCTGTACCTAGATCGCGACTACATCGTCGACCAAGTGTTCTGGCAACACGCCGCGCTGCTTGCGGACCGGCTCGACGCGCAAGGTTTCACTGACGAGCTGTACTCCGAGCCCGCCCAGATTTTGCACCTTGGCGAGAACCGTGCAGGGATGCTCATGCCGTGGTTGGACGAGTTGGTGGCGCTCAGCATCAGCGGTGCATCATCGGATCGGTTCTTCCGGATGCAAGCCCTGCTTTTCGCGGTGCTCGACGTGACCATTCCGTATGTGAAAACCACCTCGGTGCGCCGCACGCCCAGCCAGCGGAAGACCTCCCGCCGGCCCGGTCCCCCGTCGCTTCGTCAGTTCGCGCCTTTGCGCGCTGAAGCTCGGCAGGCGCTGGAATTGCTTCGCGACCGGCCCGACGAGCGGTGGACTCTTCAAGATCTCGCATCTGCCGTGCATTTGTCGCCGTCGCAACTCGGACGTGTCTTCGTGGATGCCTACGGCAAGACGCCAATGACCTACCTATCGACAGTGCGCGCCGAGAACCTGGCGCGACTGCTACGGGAGACCGACGTACCTGTCGAAACCGCGATGCGCCAGGTCGGCTGGCTAAGCCGAGGCCATGCCTCCCGAATCTTCCGCGAGGCCGTCGGAGTAACGCCGGTTCGATACCGGCAGCTCAGTCGGGACAAATTCAGAGAGTGA
- a CDS encoding integrase core domain-containing protein: MDFNHVPADVRWAIANWPDDAERGAVTRFCERHQISRAVFYKIRRQAGEVGPVGATEPGSRRPHHSPNRTDQQVIEHALAVRAWLSEQGLDAGPLSVLARMRRQGLNPPSRATLARAFAAAGVSKPEPRKRPRAANRRFVYPAPNCCWQIDAFAWSLADGTSVSIHQVIDDHSRLATASLVADGETAKAAVLVVSTAIRRWGVPQRLLSDNGLAFNPTRRGFTGKLVDYLLDLGVKPITGKPDRPTTQGKNERFHQTLQKWLNARPPAKTIEALQALVDQFDQYYNNERAHQALDGKTPAEAWAATPAAPEPTPEPRLPQIPPSARATTTPSSTETAMIATRTRLTLHPATGQALVKVRPNGQIKTLSCLFYVATSRAGQHVHVTWTPAAVEIIDLNGEVINTYPRPATTGMYYGPRNPQQGTPMKTTRQSPSAGISGTAMRTVTKGGYVGALASKFYAGYKRRGEHVTISWDADTVTITDAQGHTIATYDKPTTRHGWHGPTQNRPSTKS, encoded by the coding sequence ATGGATTTCAACCACGTGCCCGCGGACGTGCGGTGGGCGATCGCGAACTGGCCCGATGATGCCGAGCGGGGTGCGGTCACGCGCTTCTGCGAGCGGCACCAGATCAGTCGGGCGGTGTTCTACAAGATCAGACGCCAGGCCGGTGAGGTCGGTCCGGTCGGCGCGACAGAGCCGGGCTCACGCCGCCCCCATCACAGCCCGAACCGGACCGACCAGCAGGTGATCGAGCACGCGCTGGCCGTCCGAGCTTGGCTCTCCGAGCAGGGGCTGGACGCCGGCCCCTTGTCAGTGCTGGCCAGGATGCGCCGACAGGGGCTGAACCCGCCCTCAAGGGCTACACTCGCTCGTGCGTTCGCTGCCGCTGGCGTGTCCAAGCCGGAACCGCGTAAGCGGCCGCGGGCGGCGAACCGCCGGTTCGTCTACCCGGCCCCGAACTGCTGTTGGCAGATCGACGCGTTCGCCTGGTCACTGGCTGATGGCACCAGCGTGTCGATCCACCAGGTCATCGACGACCACTCCCGGCTCGCCACCGCAAGCCTCGTCGCCGACGGCGAGACAGCCAAAGCCGCTGTGTTGGTCGTGTCTACCGCGATCCGCCGCTGGGGCGTCCCGCAGCGGCTGCTGTCCGACAACGGATTGGCGTTCAACCCCACCCGCCGCGGCTTCACCGGCAAGCTGGTCGACTACCTGCTCGACCTCGGGGTCAAGCCCATCACCGGCAAACCGGACCGGCCGACAACCCAGGGCAAGAACGAACGGTTCCACCAGACGCTGCAGAAGTGGCTCAACGCCAGGCCACCCGCGAAGACGATCGAGGCCTTGCAAGCACTGGTCGACCAGTTCGACCAGTACTACAACAACGAACGAGCCCATCAAGCACTCGACGGCAAGACCCCGGCCGAGGCGTGGGCCGCTACCCCGGCGGCACCCGAACCGACTCCTGAACCCCGCCTCCCGCAGATCCCACCCTCGGCGCGCGCCACGACCACACCGTCCTCCACCGAGACGGCCATGATCGCTACCAGAACGCGGCTCACCCTCCACCCTGCTACAGGACAGGCCCTCGTCAAGGTCAGACCCAACGGCCAGATCAAGACGCTCAGCTGCCTGTTCTACGTGGCCACCAGCCGGGCCGGGCAGCATGTCCACGTGACCTGGACCCCAGCCGCAGTAGAGATCATCGACCTCAACGGCGAGGTCATCAACACCTACCCTCGACCCGCGACCACCGGCATGTACTACGGGCCACGCAACCCCCAGCAGGGCACCCCGATGAAGACCACCCGCCAGAGCCCCTCCGCCGGGATCAGCGGGACCGCCATGCGCACCGTCACCAAAGGCGGCTACGTCGGAGCCCTCGCCTCCAAGTTCTACGCCGGCTACAAACGCCGAGGCGAACACGTCACGATCAGCTGGGATGCCGACACCGTCACCATCACCGACGCACAAGGACACACCATCGCGACCTACGACAAACCGACCACCCGCCACGGCTGGCACGGACCCACCCAGAACCGACCGTCCACGAAGTCATGA
- a CDS encoding ArdC-like ssDNA-binding domain-containing protein produces the protein MDCEEPAKLDELHERLTGAVEQLVSGDDWARALAFAARFRARSFSNTLLIWAQHEAAYEAGRVPDPMPSFVAGYRQWQGLGRQVEKGQPGYMIFAPVTGRFASSNPAASDSWRRLGKGEQPRPGEVVRSKMIAARPAYVWDVAQTAGDPIPEPPSPRLLEGEAPAGLWGGLAALVEERGFEVLRVPHEGMIHGANGLTDYAAKTVAVREDMDSAAQVKTLAHELGHVLMHGPDAETARQHRGIGEVEAESVALMIGAAHGMDTSGYTIPYVSTWAARVDGKEPVEIVKTTGERVRKIAMGILDQLDTTQIGDGTPPGLDRETPQRPQSGSERSAPERAALLHDAGARVSTVATATARERGL, from the coding sequence GTGGATTGTGAAGAGCCGGCAAAGCTCGACGAGCTGCATGAGCGCCTGACCGGCGCTGTGGAACAGCTCGTCTCCGGTGATGACTGGGCTCGGGCGCTCGCGTTCGCGGCACGATTCCGGGCGCGATCGTTTTCCAACACGTTGCTGATCTGGGCGCAGCATGAGGCCGCCTACGAGGCAGGTCGCGTGCCCGACCCGATGCCGTCCTTTGTCGCGGGTTACAGGCAGTGGCAGGGGTTGGGCCGTCAGGTGGAGAAGGGCCAGCCGGGGTACATGATCTTCGCCCCGGTAACGGGACGCTTCGCCTCATCGAATCCCGCTGCCTCCGATTCATGGCGTCGGCTTGGGAAGGGCGAGCAGCCCCGGCCGGGCGAGGTAGTGCGGTCGAAGATGATCGCCGCCCGCCCTGCCTACGTGTGGGATGTCGCGCAGACGGCTGGGGACCCGATCCCGGAACCGCCCTCACCGCGCCTGCTGGAAGGCGAGGCACCGGCCGGTCTGTGGGGCGGGTTGGCGGCTCTGGTGGAGGAGCGCGGGTTTGAGGTGCTGCGGGTCCCGCATGAGGGGATGATCCACGGTGCCAACGGGTTGACGGACTACGCCGCGAAGACGGTGGCGGTGCGAGAAGACATGGACTCGGCCGCGCAGGTGAAGACTCTCGCTCACGAACTCGGTCATGTGCTCATGCACGGCCCTGATGCCGAGACCGCTCGCCAGCATCGTGGGATCGGGGAGGTCGAGGCGGAGTCGGTCGCGCTGATGATCGGCGCTGCCCACGGCATGGACACTTCTGGTTACACGATTCCGTACGTGTCGACGTGGGCGGCCAGGGTCGACGGCAAGGAGCCGGTCGAGATCGTCAAGACCACCGGTGAGCGGGTTCGCAAGATCGCGATGGGAATCCTCGACCAGCTCGATACCACCCAGATCGGGGACGGCACCCCGCCGGGCTTGGACCGCGAGACACCGCAACGGCCCCAGTCCGGTAGCGAACGGTCAGCGCCTGAACGCGCAGCGTTGCTACATGACGCTGGCGCGCGGGTCTCGACCGTAGCGACCGCAACGGCGCGAGAGAGGGGCCTGTGA
- a CDS encoding bifunctional DNA primase/polymerase: protein MVFPDVFARALTRASDPQSLPAAAEELARVGVPVFPCIPGGKRPLTEHGFHDATTDADRVAAWWGRSPGANIGVPTGAPSGMVVVDVDVHGPVDGFRGFSRAHRADLLDRWQLLVSTPSGGMHAYYQSTPGQVQRSWQAARAGIDFRGDGGYIVVPPSRMSIAGDVVCYRVRRVEAGTSSLLDSDRLRDFLDPRPTVREPMNTAQRQGADVSRLARWVAGRAQGERNRSLFWAACRLAENGLPTSDALDALGTAASDAGLSEREIIATIRSAYRAAHPDRDAASASVRALAPSEAGIWFAGDPAAVGPSNMRRL from the coding sequence ATGGTCTTCCCAGACGTGTTCGCCCGTGCGCTGACGCGAGCATCCGACCCGCAGTCGTTGCCTGCTGCCGCCGAAGAGCTGGCTCGCGTGGGAGTACCGGTGTTCCCGTGCATACCGGGCGGGAAGCGACCGCTGACCGAGCACGGCTTCCACGACGCCACCACCGATGCCGACCGAGTCGCCGCATGGTGGGGCCGGTCTCCTGGGGCGAACATCGGCGTCCCGACCGGTGCACCCTCGGGCATGGTCGTGGTGGATGTCGATGTCCATGGCCCTGTCGATGGGTTTCGTGGTTTCTCGCGCGCCCATCGAGCGGATCTGCTGGACAGGTGGCAGCTCCTGGTATCCACGCCGTCCGGTGGGATGCACGCCTACTACCAGTCCACGCCTGGTCAGGTGCAACGGTCCTGGCAGGCGGCGCGCGCGGGGATCGATTTCCGTGGCGACGGCGGATACATCGTCGTCCCGCCCTCACGGATGTCCATCGCCGGAGACGTTGTCTGTTATCGGGTGCGGCGGGTCGAGGCAGGAACGTCCTCGTTGCTTGACTCGGATCGGTTGCGGGATTTCCTCGACCCGCGTCCCACAGTTCGCGAGCCAATGAATACAGCTCAGCGGCAAGGTGCGGATGTGTCACGGTTGGCGAGATGGGTCGCTGGACGCGCGCAGGGTGAGCGGAACCGCAGCCTGTTCTGGGCCGCGTGCCGGCTCGCGGAGAACGGCCTACCAACCTCCGATGCCCTCGACGCACTGGGCACTGCTGCTTCGGATGCGGGTTTGAGCGAACGGGAGATCATCGCGACCATCCGTTCTGCCTACCGTGCCGCTCATCCCGACCGGGACGCGGCCTCGGCCTCGGTGCGAGCCTTGGCACCTTCAGAGGCAGGCATTTGGTTTGCCGGAGATCCTGCTGCTGTGGGCCCGTCGAATATGCGGAGGCTTTGA
- a CDS encoding DUF2637 domain-containing protein: MSTSVLDKHAGRRWAVVTAEAGTIFIAAGAFWLSFTALADLAARSGIGEEQAWAWPLIVDGIIVVATVAVVALAGQRSAWYPWALLVGGAAVSVTANAIHAVVAADADVPGVLAASVAAVPPVVLLAITHLTVILTRPIPTAGEPSPVEETPEVSGTTTAQRSLAPQPPRIGSTLLKRPSAAKEAPPRAAAAAGADRRDHARELHGRGWSNKKIARELQVHPSTVGRWFASAHLPDDTEDANVEEAENS, from the coding sequence ATGTCCACCTCCGTTCTCGACAAGCACGCGGGCCGGCGCTGGGCGGTGGTGACGGCTGAGGCCGGGACGATATTCATCGCTGCGGGGGCGTTCTGGCTCAGCTTCACGGCATTGGCAGATCTCGCCGCCCGGTCCGGAATCGGCGAAGAACAAGCATGGGCTTGGCCGCTGATCGTGGACGGGATCATTGTTGTCGCTACGGTCGCCGTCGTCGCCCTGGCCGGACAGCGGTCAGCCTGGTACCCGTGGGCGCTGCTGGTCGGCGGGGCCGCCGTGTCTGTGACCGCGAACGCGATCCACGCCGTCGTCGCCGCCGACGCCGATGTCCCAGGTGTGCTGGCCGCGAGTGTGGCGGCAGTCCCGCCGGTTGTGCTGCTGGCGATCACCCATCTGACCGTCATCCTCACCCGCCCCATCCCCACCGCTGGGGAGCCGTCACCCGTTGAGGAGACGCCGGAAGTCTCAGGCACCACGACCGCGCAACGAAGCCTCGCACCACAGCCGCCGCGCATTGGGAGCACGCTCCTGAAACGGCCCTCCGCGGCTAAGGAAGCACCGCCCCGCGCGGCTGCTGCCGCGGGCGCGGATCGGCGCGACCATGCCCGGGAGCTCCATGGCCGGGGGTGGTCTAACAAGAAGATTGCCCGCGAGCTCCAGGTACATCCCTCGACCGTAGGCCGGTGGTTCGCCAGCGCGCACCTTCCCGACGACACCGAAGATGCCAACGTCGAGGAGGCAGAGAACTCATGA
- a CDS encoding ParB N-terminal domain-containing protein, whose product MSAPSGFIELERTVASIRVGRRHRTELGDIDELAASIERDGLLQPITITPDGVLVCGARRLAAITRLGWKKVNVWVRSGISDRLGHLLAEQDDNALHKPLTQTEAAALYRELKTLMAEDAERRQAATMFSSDHQPGADGGGKFPPPSPGPRGKTREQAAAMIPGGASYKTLDKIGYLEHIAADPAQPTELRAHVTAELARIDAGAPVHPIYESIRATATTAQDQRETDLHQIASDALSRAKNSKTKKRTPRPIPSSDGGGEPMQYPVRAFVLTWGELADWWTHYDVDQLAAELSDEQIESFLSTVAGTGRFADELRAAHDRQTGSDLAPVRGHLRAL is encoded by the coding sequence GTGAGCGCGCCATCGGGGTTCATCGAGCTGGAGCGGACGGTCGCCTCGATTCGGGTCGGACGCCGGCATCGCACCGAGCTGGGCGACATCGATGAACTCGCTGCGTCTATTGAGCGCGACGGGCTCCTGCAACCCATCACGATCACCCCCGACGGGGTGCTGGTGTGCGGTGCACGTCGGCTGGCGGCGATCACACGTCTCGGCTGGAAGAAAGTCAACGTGTGGGTCCGCTCCGGGATCTCCGACCGCCTCGGACATCTCCTGGCCGAGCAGGACGACAACGCGCTGCACAAGCCACTGACACAGACCGAGGCCGCCGCCCTCTACCGGGAACTGAAAACGCTTATGGCCGAAGACGCCGAACGGCGACAAGCAGCAACCATGTTCAGCAGCGACCACCAGCCGGGAGCTGACGGTGGTGGAAAATTTCCACCACCGTCACCCGGCCCTCGCGGCAAGACCCGCGAGCAGGCCGCGGCGATGATTCCGGGCGGCGCCTCCTACAAGACCCTCGACAAGATCGGCTACCTGGAGCACATCGCCGCCGACCCTGCCCAACCGACCGAACTCCGCGCGCACGTCACCGCTGAGTTGGCACGCATCGATGCAGGCGCGCCGGTCCATCCCATTTACGAATCCATCCGCGCCACCGCGACCACCGCTCAAGATCAGCGTGAGACTGACCTGCACCAGATCGCCTCCGACGCGCTGTCCCGAGCCAAGAACAGCAAGACGAAGAAACGCACACCCCGCCCCATCCCGTCCTCCGACGGAGGTGGCGAGCCGATGCAGTATCCGGTGCGAGCGTTCGTGCTCACCTGGGGCGAACTGGCCGACTGGTGGACCCACTACGACGTCGATCAGCTCGCCGCCGAACTCAGCGACGAACAGATCGAGTCCTTCTTGAGCACGGTCGCCGGGACTGGCCGGTTCGCGGACGAGCTGCGTGCTGCCCACGACCGACAGACCGGCAGTGACCTCGCGCCCGTCCGCGGTCACCTTCGCGCCCTCTGA
- a CDS encoding M23 family metallopeptidase codes for MKKLAAAALALVLLGPSFALVGIGVLMNPASTAACTVTGNGITIGDVPESLTVTTANGETFTLNNRQLTHAATIIETGSGIDGVTRDGLQIALMAALTESTLRMLANTGTYPESGNYPNDGDGSDHDSLGLFQMRPQSGWGTVADLMDPVYQARAFFGGPDGPNYPSPRGLLDIPGWESMDKGEAAQAVEVSAYPDRYRNYEPVAETILTTLTTTTTAGTSTGGTVAPIVMTAAESSRVVFPLPEGTWVPSSDYGPRVHPITGENSFHTGTDFAAPDGTPILAAADGTVTVAEFSGGYGGLVVIEHHIDGAVVATAYAHMWETGIRVTAGDTVTAGQHIGDVGSSGNSTGPHLHFEVRNGGTNGQHTDPASWLNAHNAADLPEPATGTPGGCNPRPGTPGGEPEPVDGDPDRMVDDPTSGGQITARLLNLHTQATAAFPETSWSCYWPRPGTVSEHPLGRACDLTFGNAIGQRPTPPQLEAGWRVTNWMKDHAETLGVDYLIWQDKIWSLARDVEGWRDYAHGTDITTRHIDHLHVTVRTGS; via the coding sequence GTGAAGAAGCTCGCCGCTGCCGCGCTCGCCCTGGTTCTACTCGGCCCGTCGTTCGCTCTGGTCGGGATCGGGGTGCTGATGAACCCTGCCTCCACGGCCGCGTGCACCGTCACCGGGAACGGCATCACGATCGGCGATGTCCCCGAGTCGTTGACCGTGACCACCGCGAACGGCGAGACATTCACCCTCAACAACCGGCAGCTCACCCACGCCGCGACAATCATCGAGACCGGCTCGGGCATCGACGGGGTTACCCGGGACGGGCTCCAGATCGCGCTGATGGCAGCCCTCACCGAATCCACCCTGCGCATGCTCGCCAACACGGGCACCTACCCCGAATCCGGGAACTACCCCAACGACGGTGACGGCTCCGACCACGACTCGCTGGGTCTGTTCCAGATGCGACCTCAGTCCGGGTGGGGCACGGTCGCCGACCTCATGGACCCCGTCTATCAGGCGCGGGCGTTCTTCGGAGGACCAGACGGGCCGAACTACCCCAGTCCCCGAGGGCTGCTAGATATCCCCGGCTGGGAATCGATGGACAAGGGCGAAGCCGCCCAGGCCGTCGAGGTATCTGCCTATCCCGACCGGTACCGCAACTACGAGCCCGTCGCCGAGACCATCCTGACCACCCTCACCACCACGACCACTGCGGGCACTTCGACCGGCGGCACAGTTGCGCCGATAGTGATGACCGCGGCGGAGTCGTCGCGGGTGGTGTTCCCGCTGCCGGAGGGCACCTGGGTTCCCTCCTCGGACTACGGGCCCCGGGTCCACCCAATCACCGGGGAGAACTCGTTCCACACCGGCACCGACTTCGCCGCCCCCGACGGCACCCCCATCCTCGCCGCAGCAGACGGCACCGTGACCGTCGCGGAATTCTCCGGCGGCTACGGCGGACTTGTCGTCATCGAACATCACATCGACGGAGCAGTCGTCGCGACGGCGTATGCGCACATGTGGGAGACCGGCATCCGCGTCACCGCCGGCGACACCGTGACCGCCGGACAGCACATCGGCGACGTTGGCTCCTCCGGCAACTCCACCGGACCACACCTGCACTTCGAGGTCCGCAACGGCGGCACCAACGGCCAGCACACCGACCCCGCCTCCTGGCTCAACGCCCACAACGCCGCCGACCTGCCCGAGCCTGCCACCGGCACACCCGGCGGCTGCAACCCCAGGCCGGGGACACCGGGCGGGGAGCCGGAGCCGGTGGATGGCGACCCAGACCGAATGGTCGACGACCCCACCAGCGGTGGGCAGATCACCGCCCGCCTCCTGAACCTCCACACCCAGGCCACCGCAGCGTTCCCGGAGACCTCGTGGTCCTGCTACTGGCCACGTCCCGGCACTGTCTCCGAACACCCCCTGGGGCGGGCATGCGATCTCACGTTCGGCAACGCCATCGGCCAACGCCCGACTCCCCCGCAGCTCGAGGCCGGATGGCGGGTCACCAACTGGATGAAGGACCACGCCGAAACCCTCGGCGTCGATTATCTGATCTGGCAGGACAAGATCTGGTCCTTGGCCCGAGACGTCGAAGGGTGGCGCGACTACGCGCACGGCACCGATATCACCACCCGGCACATCGACCACCTCCACGTTACCGTGCGAACCGGAAGCTGA
- a CDS encoding DUF6112 family protein has product MDVFPDFEGLSGIGDLREVVGALLTFVLITAVLMLIVSAIIWAIATANGNHTAASKARIGAWTALGTTVVAGGGVAWMNWLITLGQQL; this is encoded by the coding sequence ATGGACGTGTTCCCCGACTTCGAGGGCCTGAGCGGCATCGGCGACCTGCGCGAAGTGGTCGGCGCGCTCCTGACGTTCGTGCTCATCACCGCCGTGCTGATGCTGATCGTCTCCGCCATCATCTGGGCCATCGCTACCGCCAACGGCAACCACACCGCCGCGTCCAAGGCACGCATCGGCGCGTGGACCGCCCTCGGGACCACAGTCGTGGCCGGCGGCGGGGTCGCGTGGATGAACTGGCTCATCACCCTCGGCCAGCAGCTCTGA
- a CDS encoding conjugal transfer protein TrbL: MGVCDVPIISSVCDTAGEAAASLVAAPFDWLASAMGAAAGWLFEAVWTVFDTTTLVDVTRPEYVAVYNILFGIAVFVMLIFFCLQLITGLIRRDPTALSRAALGLAKSVLGSFVVITLTALLLEIVDQLCIGIVQAAGETTESMGDKITLLAAGLVGINIAAPGVGAIITIFLAGLAIAAAAIVWLSLLVRKALLLVAIVLAPLAFSGASWDATKGWISKWAMFVIALIVSKLVLVVMFLVAITQVSAPIDGDLSSVADPIAGIVLMAMAAFAPYLTYKFLSFVGFDMYHAIGSEQDAKNALNRPIPTPSKPQGGEPKKVLDGGNNSGGGGGGKTPPPPTNTAPQGPGGVAGAGGGKAAAAGGSSAGAGAAAAGPVAAAVIAAKVAKDAATAGPKAGAALGGHGETAADSASQAGSTPPPSQTPPPSTPAPKTPTAPKQTPPPAPKPTGKE, translated from the coding sequence GTGGGTGTGTGCGATGTCCCCATCATCTCGTCCGTCTGCGACACAGCCGGCGAAGCCGCCGCGTCCCTGGTGGCGGCACCGTTCGACTGGCTCGCCTCCGCGATGGGCGCCGCCGCGGGCTGGCTGTTCGAGGCCGTCTGGACCGTGTTCGACACCACCACCCTGGTCGACGTCACCCGGCCGGAGTATGTGGCGGTCTACAACATCTTGTTCGGCATCGCCGTGTTCGTGATGCTGATCTTCTTCTGCCTCCAACTCATCACCGGCCTCATCCGCCGTGACCCGACCGCCCTGTCCCGGGCAGCACTCGGCCTAGCAAAATCCGTCCTCGGATCGTTCGTCGTCATCACCCTGACCGCGTTGCTCCTGGAGATCGTCGATCAGCTCTGCATCGGCATCGTCCAAGCCGCTGGCGAAACCACCGAATCGATGGGTGACAAGATCACGCTGCTGGCCGCAGGCCTGGTCGGGATCAACATCGCCGCCCCCGGGGTCGGGGCGATCATCACGATCTTCCTCGCTGGCCTCGCCATCGCCGCCGCCGCCATCGTGTGGTTGAGCTTGCTGGTCCGCAAGGCCCTCCTGCTAGTCGCGATCGTTCTCGCGCCGCTGGCGTTTTCCGGTGCGTCATGGGATGCCACGAAGGGATGGATCAGCAAATGGGCGATGTTCGTCATCGCCCTGATCGTCTCCAAGCTCGTCCTGGTCGTGATGTTCCTCGTCGCCATCACCCAAGTCTCCGCGCCGATCGACGGGGATCTGTCCTCCGTCGCCGATCCGATCGCCGGGATCGTGCTGATGGCCATGGCCGCATTCGCCCCCTACCTGACGTACAAGTTCCTGTCCTTTGTGGGCTTCGACATGTACCACGCGATCGGGTCCGAGCAGGACGCGAAGAACGCCCTCAACCGGCCCATCCCCACACCATCGAAGCCGCAGGGCGGCGAGCCAAAGAAGGTCCTCGACGGCGGCAACAACTCCGGAGGCGGCGGGGGTGGGAAGACCCCGCCGCCACCGACAAACACGGCGCCCCAGGGCCCTGGTGGCGTTGCCGGAGCCGGAGGAGGGAAGGCCGCCGCCGCGGGCGGCAGCTCCGCAGGGGCAGGGGCCGCGGCAGCAGGCCCGGTCGCAGCGGCAGTAATCGCAGCAAAGGTCGCCAAAGACGCCGCTACCGCTGGGCCCAAAGCCGGCGCCGCGCTCGGCGGGCACGGCGAGACCGCCGCAGACTCCGCCTCCCAGGCAGGCAGCACACCCCCGCCGTCACAGACACCGCCGCCGTCCACCCCGGCGCCCAAGACACCGACTGCACCAAAACAGACCCCACCTCCGGCTCCGAAGCCGACCGGGAAGGAGTGA